In a single window of the Bacteroidales bacterium genome:
- a CDS encoding OmpA family protein, producing the protein MNKILIILLLTLSGQVYSQTLSTKSKKAIQYFNKAFEYYNLYKYEESIYWCEAAINKDKKFIEVYYLLSDIYDETKRPLKKINILKQAVDINPQKSALAFLTLAKTELSIGRYEDAKYHFDELKKYDVLNTYSEMTKPYIKKCIFGINALKNPVDFKPENLGVNINSEFDEYLPTITADEQTLIFTRLIPTGKRAYNGTLEMQEDFFISEKENNTYEEAKEFGSPLNTYSNEGAQSISADGKFLFFTSCEYNKGESPHGKSYGSCDIFVSEKVGDKWSKPENIGERVNTKYWESQPAFSSDGKTLYFVSSRPGGKGGMDIWMTQIQADNTWAVPVNLGNNINTEKHEQSPFIHYDNQTLYFSSNGHLGMGKQDIFISRKDTSGNWQKPVNLGYPINTHDEEVSLIINTKGNKAFFASSKKSKYGGLDLYTFELNEENRPNQVTYVHGTVYDIETSEKLSSKIKLININKNCEVATASSDEETGEFLICLPSGNDYAFNVSKPGYLFYSENFTLSHTSDSLKTYYFRIPLSPIKKGRKTILKNIFFEIDSYKLQKISYAELDKLYDFLINNKSVKIEISGHTDNTGSEQHNNQLSLQRAKSVYDYLINEGIQSLRMTYKGYGSKHPVDTNATKEGRQNNRRTEFKVL; encoded by the coding sequence ATGAATAAAATCTTAATCATATTACTTCTTACATTATCCGGACAAGTTTATTCACAAACATTATCTACTAAATCAAAAAAAGCAATACAATATTTCAACAAAGCATTTGAATATTACAATTTATATAAATATGAAGAATCAATTTATTGGTGTGAAGCAGCAATAAATAAAGACAAAAAATTTATTGAAGTATATTACTTATTATCTGATATTTATGATGAGACCAAACGACCACTGAAAAAGATCAATATCTTAAAGCAAGCAGTTGACATTAATCCTCAAAAAAGCGCTTTAGCTTTTCTTACATTGGCAAAAACTGAATTATCAATCGGAAGATACGAAGATGCTAAATATCATTTTGATGAATTGAAAAAGTATGATGTATTAAACACTTATTCAGAAATGACAAAACCCTATATTAAGAAATGTATATTCGGAATTAATGCTTTAAAGAATCCTGTAGATTTTAAACCCGAAAATTTAGGAGTAAATATTAATTCTGAATTTGACGAATATCTCCCGACAATAACCGCAGATGAACAAACTTTGATATTTACGAGACTAATACCAACCGGTAAAAGGGCTTATAACGGAACGCTTGAAATGCAAGAAGATTTTTTTATTTCTGAAAAAGAAAATAACACTTATGAGGAAGCTAAAGAATTCGGTTCGCCTTTAAACACATACAGTAATGAAGGAGCACAATCAATTTCTGCCGACGGTAAATTTTTATTCTTCACTTCTTGTGAATATAATAAAGGAGAAAGTCCTCACGGAAAATCTTACGGAAGTTGCGATATTTTTGTCTCTGAAAAAGTAGGAGATAAATGGTCAAAACCGGAAAATATTGGTGAGCGAGTAAATACAAAATATTGGGAATCTCAACCGGCGTTTTCTTCCGACGGAAAAACCTTATACTTTGTTTCAAGCAGGCCGGGAGGCAAAGGCGGTATGGATATTTGGATGACGCAAATTCAAGCTGACAACACTTGGGCAGTTCCCGTAAACCTCGGTAACAATATTAATACTGAAAAACATGAACAATCTCCTTTTATTCATTATGATAATCAAACTTTATATTTCTCATCAAACGGTCATCTCGGTATGGGCAAACAAGATATTTTCATATCACGAAAAGACACATCGGGTAATTGGCAAAAACCTGTTAATCTCGGGTATCCTATCAATACACACGATGAAGAAGTGAGTTTGATTATTAATACTAAAGGAAACAAAGCATTCTTTGCCTCATCTAAAAAGTCAAAATACGGCGGACTGGATCTTTATACATTTGAACTTAATGAAGAAAACAGACCAAATCAGGTTACATATGTTCACGGAACTGTGTATGATATCGAAACAAGCGAAAAATTATCAAGCAAGATCAAATTAATAAACATAAATAAAAATTGTGAAGTTGCCACAGCAAGTTCAGATGAAGAAACAGGTGAATTTCTTATATGCTTGCCGAGCGGAAACGATTATGCTTTTAATGTATCAAAACCCGGTTATTTGTTTTATTCAGAGAACTTTACATTATCACATACAAGCGATTCATTAAAGACATATTATTTTAGAATTCCTCTTTCTCCCATAAAAAAAGGCAGGAAAACGATCCTAAAAAACATCTTTTTTGAAATTGATTCTTATAAACTTCAAAAAATTTCTTATGCCGAACTTGATAAATTGTATGACTTTTTAATAAACAATAAATCTGTGAAAATTGAGATTAGCGGGCATACCGATAATACAGGCAGCGAACAACATAACAATCAATTATCTTTGCAAAGAGCAAAATCTGTTTATGATTATTTAATTAACGAAGGCATTCAATCTTTAAGAATGACATACAAAGGATACGGAAGCAAGCATCCGGTTGATACTAACGCTACTAAAGAAGGCAGACAAAATAACAGACGGACGGAGTTTAAGGTTTTGTAA
- a CDS encoding type II toxin-antitoxin system RelE/ParE family toxin, translated as MEKPKKLIWTEPARQDLKDIFVFQSEFSHKSADKIINKIFEKVEILLILGFELSGQIDNINPKYRRLIEGNYKILYKVYPDKIVIHGIFDARQQPAKLKLK; from the coding sequence ATGGAAAAGCCAAAGAAATTAATTTGGACAGAACCGGCAAGACAAGATTTAAAAGATATTTTTGTTTTCCAATCTGAATTTTCTCACAAAAGTGCTGACAAAATAATTAATAAAATATTTGAAAAAGTAGAAATACTTTTAATATTGGGGTTTGAGTTATCCGGACAAATCGACAATATTAATCCAAAATACAGGCGGCTGATTGAGGGGAATTATAAAATATTATACAAAGTTTATCCTGATAAAATTGTTATACACGGCATTTTTGATGCACGACAACAGCCCGCTAAATTAAAATTAAAATAG
- a CDS encoding TonB-dependent receptor: protein MKKIICILLTQFIFSFQLFSQNDTIIDYYSISGKITDSIENNALAYVNLTLLSAKDSSYIKSGISNETGNFSIKEIEKGEYILRIIDLSYKQLYKPITLNKDITLDLFLHKPDAELDEVIISADKEIYRLETDKRIYLTKNDESIQNAFAEDALENAPGVYIDVDGNVIIRGKPASVWINGKPSKRKNENLKSYLKLLPASRIEKIEVITNPSARYTATNTNSIVNIVLKKKVYENSLLAFGTVINTANIFGAWTTAYITRKKFDFNIYVIGSQASLKYLYYDKSFSLINKDTAFYSEFRKNEFYSNKGAKVFSELTYHINDKTDIDFNIEYLNYSFTDSFENQIIRKYENPEQITSNLIEKDKSQYIFFNLNFNHDFNDKGNNINFEFNAFKDNTDINFYKSENYLFENKNLFRKSYPNQKILETDFSANYSYPFKNKSVLATGFILNPINSKTYINIVKTSSNTDDNWIEDTVLSNDYIKETPSYEVYSTYKGKISKIKYKIGLRYEHNIYVLKQTIPIIDLQKVYSNLYPSVHFSYLTKSKHNFSLSYSRRVNTPIYHLNPYIDRTNNDYISSGNQNLNFAATNSYEFTYFKSFDKINVTTSLYQRNTKNDIIRVSEPVYDIYFEQTVVLQTYANCGNSKYTGAEISLSSSPVKNLRLQLYSNTYYQNLNGTYNNLPLTNKDFVYNAKLNVSYKFFNKFSVKISPYFKSNKADIFQNTKSNFYTNASLKFDLWNKRLSFDIRARDIFGTRNKISEYYLDNFYHYSEKDYIFQKVQFVAIFRIGNSKYDRKAKINQLAR, encoded by the coding sequence TTGAAAAAAATAATCTGTATTCTGTTAACCCAATTTATATTTTCTTTTCAATTATTTTCTCAAAACGATACAATAATTGATTATTATTCAATATCGGGTAAAATTACAGATTCTATTGAAAACAATGCTCTTGCTTATGTAAACTTAACACTTCTTTCAGCAAAGGACAGCAGTTATATTAAATCAGGTATTTCAAATGAGACCGGTAATTTTTCAATTAAGGAAATTGAAAAAGGTGAATATATATTGCGTATTATTGATTTGTCTTATAAACAATTATACAAACCAATTACGTTAAATAAGGATATTACATTAGATTTATTTCTGCATAAACCGGATGCAGAATTAGATGAAGTTATAATTTCGGCAGATAAAGAAATCTATCGCCTTGAAACAGACAAACGAATTTATCTTACAAAAAATGACGAAAGCATACAAAATGCTTTTGCGGAAGATGCCTTGGAAAATGCTCCGGGAGTTTATATTGATGTTGACGGAAATGTAATAATAAGAGGTAAGCCTGCATCAGTATGGATAAACGGTAAACCTTCCAAAAGGAAAAATGAAAATCTAAAAAGTTATTTAAAATTATTACCGGCATCACGAATAGAAAAAATAGAAGTCATAACAAATCCTTCAGCACGTTACACGGCAACTAATACAAACAGTATTGTTAATATAGTTTTGAAAAAGAAAGTATATGAAAACAGTTTGTTGGCTTTTGGTACAGTTATTAATACCGCCAATATTTTTGGTGCTTGGACAACTGCATATATTACAAGAAAAAAATTTGATTTCAATATATATGTAATCGGTTCACAAGCTTCATTAAAGTATTTGTATTATGATAAAAGTTTTTCATTAATAAACAAAGATACTGCGTTTTATTCCGAGTTCAGAAAAAATGAATTTTACAGCAATAAAGGAGCTAAAGTTTTCAGTGAATTAACTTATCATATTAATGATAAAACAGATATTGACTTTAACATTGAGTATCTTAATTATTCATTTACAGATTCATTTGAAAATCAAATTATCAGAAAATATGAAAATCCCGAACAAATAACATCAAATCTTATCGAAAAAGATAAATCTCAATATATTTTTTTTAACCTGAATTTTAATCATGATTTTAATGATAAAGGGAATAATATTAATTTTGAATTTAATGCATTTAAAGATAATACTGACATAAATTTTTATAAAAGTGAAAATTATCTTTTTGAAAATAAAAATCTTTTCCGGAAATCATATCCCAATCAAAAAATTTTAGAAACAGATTTTTCTGCAAATTACTCTTATCCATTTAAAAATAAATCTGTTTTAGCAACCGGCTTTATATTAAATCCCATTAACAGCAAAACATATATCAATATTGTTAAGACCTCATCAAATACAGATGATAATTGGATTGAAGATACTGTTTTAAGTAACGATTATATTAAGGAAACACCCTCTTACGAAGTTTATTCAACTTACAAAGGAAAGATTTCTAAAATAAAGTATAAAATCGGTTTAAGATATGAACACAACATTTATGTTTTAAAACAAACTATTCCGATTATTGATTTGCAAAAAGTTTATTCTAACTTGTATCCGTCAGTTCATTTTTCTTATTTAACAAAATCAAAGCACAATTTTTCATTAAGTTACAGCCGGAGAGTAAATACTCCGATTTATCATCTAAATCCGTATATTGACCGAACAAATAATGATTATATAAGCTCCGGCAATCAAAATTTAAATTTTGCTGCAACTAACTCATATGAATTCACTTATTTTAAAAGCTTTGATAAAATTAATGTTACAACATCACTTTATCAACGAAACACTAAGAATGATATTATTCGAGTTTCAGAGCCGGTTTATGATATTTATTTTGAGCAAACAGTTGTTTTACAAACATACGCTAATTGTGGCAACAGCAAATACACCGGTGCTGAAATAAGTCTTTCGTCATCTCCGGTAAAGAATTTAAGACTTCAACTTTATTCAAACACATATTATCAAAATCTAAACGGAACTTATAATAATTTACCACTGACAAATAAAGACTTTGTCTATAATGCAAAATTGAATGTATCCTATAAGTTTTTCAACAAATTTTCAGTTAAGATTTCTCCGTATTTCAAGTCGAATAAAGCAGACATCTTTCAAAACACCAAAAGTAATTTTTATACAAACGCGTCCTTAAAATTTGATTTATGGAATAAACGATTAAGTTTCGACATTAGAGCAAGAGATATTTTCGGAACACGAAATAAGATTTCAGAATATTATCTTGATAATTTTTATCACTATTCCGAAAAAGATTATATTTTTCAAAAAGTACAATTTGTCGCAATCTTCAGAATAGGCAACTCAAAATACGACCGAAAAGCAAAAATTAATCAACTTGCAAGATGA
- a CDS encoding MBOAT family protein, protein MMKKVKHRRILLLLASWYFYTVWKPEYIILLLTSTAVDYFVALKIEKTSEIKLRKRLVWLSIIVNIGILFSFKYFHFFDKNFHRFLFHYDIFQGNAFEQLLLPVGISFYTFQTISYTIDVYKKKVKAERNFVKFALFVSFFPQLVAGPIERAGSLMPQFEKLTKFDYKRVSDGLKLIVWGFFQKIVIADSMALLVDAVYKHPATYHGFDIWLITFFFAVQIYCDFSGYTDIARGTAKILGYELRINFRLPYFAKSFSEFWHRWHISLSTWFRDYVYIQLGGNKVNSGIRFIFNIMFVFILSGFWHGAGWTFIIWGTLHGFYYLAEKYFPYKILKKKNNFNRFLKMIFVFTLVNFAWIFFRSESVRIALTLVQNSFDFMQSSLNFDRQLLLKNSIFIGILFIVNLIERKKDIVTYISEKPVLIRWGVYYLTVIIIVTFGNFGIQEFIYFRF, encoded by the coding sequence ATGATGAAGAAAGTTAAGCACCGTAGAATATTGTTGCTGTTGGCAAGTTGGTATTTTTATACTGTTTGGAAACCGGAATATATTATCCTTTTGCTGACATCAACGGCTGTTGATTATTTTGTGGCATTAAAAATTGAAAAGACATCTGAAATAAAATTAAGAAAACGTCTTGTTTGGTTGAGTATAATTGTAAACATCGGTATTCTGTTCAGCTTTAAATATTTTCATTTTTTTGATAAAAACTTTCACAGATTCTTGTTTCATTATGATATTTTTCAGGGAAATGCTTTTGAACAACTTTTGTTACCTGTAGGAATTTCATTTTATACCTTTCAAACAATAAGTTATACCATTGATGTTTATAAAAAGAAAGTTAAAGCAGAACGCAATTTTGTAAAGTTTGCACTCTTTGTATCCTTTTTTCCTCAATTAGTTGCAGGTCCTATTGAAAGAGCAGGTAGTTTGATGCCTCAATTTGAGAAATTAACTAAATTTGATTATAAAAGAGTTTCTGACGGCTTAAAACTGATAGTTTGGGGATTTTTTCAGAAAATAGTAATTGCAGACAGTATGGCTCTTTTGGTTGATGCTGTCTATAAACATCCTGCGACATATCACGGATTTGATATTTGGCTTATTACTTTCTTTTTTGCCGTACAAATTTATTGTGATTTCTCAGGTTATACTGATATTGCACGAGGAACAGCAAAAATTTTAGGATATGAATTACGAATTAACTTTCGTCTTCCGTATTTTGCAAAATCATTTTCGGAATTTTGGCATCGTTGGCACATTTCTTTAAGCACATGGTTCAGAGATTATGTGTATATACAATTAGGAGGAAACAAAGTTAATTCGGGTATAAGATTTATCTTTAATATTATGTTCGTATTTATATTAAGCGGATTTTGGCATGGTGCAGGTTGGACTTTTATTATTTGGGGTACACTACACGGATTTTATTATTTGGCAGAAAAATATTTTCCTTATAAAATTCTTAAGAAGAAAAATAATTTTAATAGATTTCTGAAAATGATTTTTGTTTTTACTTTGGTGAATTTTGCTTGGATATTCTTTAGGTCTGAATCCGTAAGAATTGCGTTAACATTAGTTCAAAACAGTTTTGATTTTATGCAATCATCATTGAATTTTGACAGACAACTGTTGTTAAAGAATTCCATTTTTATCGGTATTTTATTTATAGTAAATCTTATTGAACGTAAAAAAGATATTGTTACATATATTTCAGAAAAACCTGTTTTAATTCGTTGGGGAGTATATTATTTAACAGTGATTATTATTGTTACTTTCGGTAACTTCGGTATTCAGGAGTTTATTTATTTCAGATTTTAA
- a CDS encoding ATP-binding protein gives MKRTLYHKLLKWKQSKNRKPLLLQGARQVGKTYLINQFGKSEYKNLVYLNFEQTPNLETLFHKELLPEKIIYNISLYLGKKISFEDTLLFFDEIQIAPKVLTSLKYFLEQAPQYHIIAAGSLLGVSVGKKNSFPVGKVNFMTLYPMTFSEYLIAIGENLSDETLKNKIQAQAEALPELIHEKLLSHLKTYLFLGGMPEVLQEYINNKDIVAVREIQNDILKAYKRDFSKYTEKSQAIKTSELWNSIPYQLAKENKKFKYSDVRKKSRASTFENTIEWLNNAGLINIAYNISVPKLPLSGYADYSKFKIYLLDTGLLGAMLNVPSKIIIEPNKLFSEYKGAFIENYVANELVSNSEKELFYWTSRSEAEVDFIIQKEDEIYPTEVKSGLNRNMKSLRSYADKYNPKLLYRISPRNFVQSDNFINLPLYACGYLL, from the coding sequence ATGAAACGGACATTATATCATAAATTATTGAAGTGGAAACAAAGTAAAAACCGCAAACCTTTACTTTTGCAAGGGGCAAGACAAGTTGGAAAAACATATTTGATTAATCAATTCGGAAAGAGTGAATATAAAAACCTTGTTTATTTGAATTTTGAACAAACCCCTAATTTAGAAACCCTTTTTCATAAAGAATTATTACCTGAAAAAATCATATATAATATCAGTTTGTATTTAGGTAAAAAAATAAGTTTTGAAGATACACTTTTGTTTTTCGATGAAATTCAGATTGCCCCGAAAGTTTTAACAAGTTTAAAATATTTTCTAGAGCAAGCACCTCAATATCATATTATTGCAGCAGGTTCTTTGTTAGGTGTCAGTGTCGGGAAAAAGAACAGTTTTCCTGTAGGAAAAGTAAATTTTATGACTCTTTATCCGATGACTTTTTCAGAATATCTCATTGCAATCGGGGAAAACCTGTCAGATGAAACATTAAAAAATAAGATACAAGCACAAGCCGAAGCATTGCCCGAACTAATTCATGAGAAATTACTTTCACATTTGAAAACTTATCTTTTTTTAGGAGGAATGCCGGAAGTTTTGCAAGAATATATTAATAATAAAGATATAGTTGCCGTAAGAGAAATTCAAAATGACATTTTAAAAGCTTATAAAAGAGATTTTTCAAAATATACCGAAAAATCGCAGGCAATAAAAACATCAGAGCTATGGAATTCAATACCTTACCAATTAGCCAAAGAAAACAAAAAATTTAAATATTCCGATGTTCGTAAAAAATCAAGAGCAAGCACTTTTGAAAATACAATTGAATGGCTTAATAATGCCGGATTAATAAATATTGCATACAACATAAGTGTTCCCAAATTACCGCTTTCGGGTTATGCTGATTATTCTAAATTCAAAATATACTTGCTTGATACAGGTTTATTGGGAGCGATGCTAAACGTTCCTTCAAAAATTATAATTGAACCCAATAAACTGTTTTCTGAATATAAGGGTGCATTTATTGAAAATTATGTTGCAAATGAACTTGTTTCAAACAGCGAAAAAGAACTGTTTTATTGGACATCAAGAAGCGAAGCAGAAGTTGATTTTATTATTCAGAAAGAAGATGAAATATATCCGACAGAAGTAAAAAGCGGATTAAACAGAAACATGAAAAGTTTAAGAAGTTATGCCGATAAATACAATCCGAAATTATTATATCGCATATCGCCGAGAAACTTTGTTCAATCCGATAATTTTATAAACTTACCCTTGTATGCATGTGGTTATTTGCTATAA
- a CDS encoding citrate (Si)-synthase translates to MKIILINNKHIIMSTLKQRLKEKIEAHRPRTVRLLKEFGDVKVGEVTIAQAINGMRGVKALTTDISYLDPYEGIRFRGLTIPETMAALPKPSGKDYPYVEGFWFFLLTGDVPTKEEAEEVVKEFQSRRQLPQYVIDLLRYMPPGTHPMAMFSAAIVSMQQESEFGGYYNSGNYNKFDAWEYMYEDATNILSRIPSVAAYIYRMKFKSDLIIEPDYTLDMGANFAHQMGIPEPYDDVARMYFILHSDHESGNVSAHTAHLVASALSGAYYALSAGLNGLAGPLHGLANQEVLTWLQGVMKKMDNVIPTEEQMSEFVWDTLNSGNVIPGYGHAVLRKTDPRYQSQREFCEKHLPDDLLFKYVDVLYKVVPGILKEHGKAKNPWPNVDAQSGVIQWYYGLREYDFYTVLFGVGRAIGILANITWDRALGYAIERPKSLTTDMLEEIAGIK, encoded by the coding sequence ATGAAAATAATATTAATAAATAATAAACATATAATCATGTCCACATTAAAACAAAGATTAAAAGAAAAAATTGAGGCTCACAGGCCCAGAACAGTTAGATTGTTAAAAGAATTCGGAGATGTAAAAGTAGGTGAAGTAACAATTGCACAGGCTATTAACGGAATGAGAGGTGTCAAAGCTTTAACAACTGATATTTCTTATTTAGATCCTTATGAAGGAATTCGTTTCAGGGGGTTAACAATTCCCGAAACTATGGCTGCATTGCCAAAACCTTCGGGAAAAGATTATCCTTATGTTGAGGGATTCTGGTTTTTCTTATTAACCGGAGATGTTCCTACTAAAGAAGAAGCAGAAGAAGTTGTAAAAGAATTTCAAAGCAGAAGACAATTACCTCAATATGTTATTGACCTTTTGAGATATATGCCTCCCGGAACTCATCCTATGGCAATGTTCTCGGCTGCTATTGTATCAATGCAGCAAGAATCTGAATTTGGCGGGTATTATAACTCCGGTAATTACAATAAATTTGATGCTTGGGAATATATGTATGAAGATGCTACAAATATTCTTTCTCGTATTCCGTCGGTTGCTGCTTATATTTACAGAATGAAGTTCAAAAGTGATTTGATTATTGAACCTGATTATACTTTAGATATGGGTGCAAACTTTGCACATCAAATGGGAATTCCGGAACCTTACGATGATGTTGCTCGTATGTATTTTATTCTTCACTCAGATCATGAATCAGGAAATGTATCGGCACATACAGCTCACTTAGTTGCCTCGGCATTATCAGGTGCTTATTATGCACTGTCTGCAGGTCTTAACGGTCTCGCCGGGCCGCTGCACGGATTGGCAAATCAAGAAGTGCTTACTTGGTTGCAAGGAGTAATGAAAAAAATGGACAATGTTATTCCGACAGAAGAACAAATGTCTGAATTTGTTTGGGATACCTTAAATTCCGGTAATGTAATTCCGGGATACGGACATGCCGTATTAAGAAAAACTGATCCTCGTTATCAATCACAAAGAGAATTTTGCGAAAAACATCTTCCGGATGATCTTCTCTTTAAGTATGTAGATGTCCTTTATAAAGTTGTTCCCGGTATATTGAAAGAACACGGAAAAGCTAAAAATCCATGGCCGAATGTAGATGCACAATCAGGTGTTATCCAATGGTATTACGGATTAAGAGAATATGATTTCTACACAGTTTTATTCGGAGTAGGACGTGCAATCGGAATACTTGCAAATATTACATGGGACAGAGCATTGGGTTATGCAATTGAAAGACCAAAATCTTTGACTACTGATATGTTGGAAGAAATTGCAGGTATAAAGTAA
- a CDS encoding ATP-binding protein yields the protein MKRFFTQYLIDWKKRKYRKPLIVRGARQVGKTFTVEKFGQDYFTETISINFEETPDLKKFFQTNKAEEIIQNLEIFFGKEIRPSNTLLFLDEIQSCPEAIVSLRYFYEKKPDLHVIAAGSLLDHTLNDIKYSMPVGRVEFAYMYPLNFYEFLLGLNKKSLVDFLQNYKIKQKIPLPIHNKLMKLIRLYFFIGGMPEAVKIYAETKNFINIERVHESIIKSFEFDFSKYGTGLQQNIMIKLLKYIPKATGQKFKYVNFDNSIRSNTIKNALNLLNMSRIIHLIYHTKATGIPLENDIKETIFKLVFLDIGLSNHILKLRLIDIETVRMNNEGSLAEQFIGQELLCIPPYFKENNVYYWTREKRNSEAEIDYIIQSGNKIIPVEVKAGKTGTLKSLHVFVTEKGVKKAIRFNTDIPSVTEIKTSIKIAKGIKDVEFKLVSLPLYLAAEMHRFI from the coding sequence ATGAAACGTTTCTTTACACAATATTTAATAGATTGGAAAAAAAGGAAATATCGCAAACCTCTAATAGTAAGAGGTGCTCGTCAAGTGGGTAAAACATTTACTGTTGAAAAGTTCGGACAAGATTATTTTACTGAAACAATAAGTATTAATTTTGAAGAAACGCCTGATTTAAAGAAGTTTTTTCAAACAAATAAAGCTGAAGAAATAATCCAAAATTTAGAAATTTTCTTCGGCAAGGAGATTCGTCCGAGTAATACTCTGCTTTTTCTTGATGAGATTCAAAGCTGTCCGGAAGCAATTGTAAGTTTACGATATTTTTACGAAAAAAAACCTGATTTGCATGTCATTGCTGCAGGCTCTTTGTTAGACCATACACTTAACGATATAAAATACTCTATGCCGGTCGGAAGAGTTGAATTTGCTTATATGTATCCTTTGAATTTTTATGAATTTTTATTGGGACTTAACAAAAAATCTCTTGTTGATTTTCTCCAAAATTACAAAATTAAGCAAAAAATACCTTTACCGATACATAACAAATTAATGAAATTAATTCGTTTATATTTTTTTATAGGCGGAATGCCGGAAGCTGTTAAAATTTATGCCGAAACAAAAAATTTTATAAATATTGAACGCGTTCACGAAAGTATTATCAAATCTTTTGAATTTGATTTTTCAAAATACGGTACCGGTTTACAACAAAATATTATGATTAAGTTGCTGAAATATATACCAAAAGCAACAGGGCAAAAATTCAAATATGTAAATTTTGATAATTCAATACGCTCAAATACAATTAAAAATGCATTGAATTTATTGAATATGAGTAGGATAATACATCTTATTTACCATACAAAAGCAACAGGTATTCCGCTTGAAAATGATATTAAAGAAACGATATTTAAACTTGTTTTTCTTGATATCGGACTTTCAAACCATATTTTGAAATTGCGACTTATAGATATTGAAACCGTAAGAATGAATAATGAAGGCAGTCTTGCTGAACAATTTATCGGACAAGAATTATTATGTATTCCACCCTATTTCAAAGAAAATAATGTATATTATTGGACTCGGGAAAAACGAAATTCTGAAGCAGAAATTGATTATATTATTCAATCCGGAAACAAAATTATTCCTGTTGAAGTAAAAGCCGGGAAAACAGGAACTTTGAAATCCTTACATGTTTTTGTTACTGAAAAAGGTGTTAAAAAAGCAATCCGTTTTAATACAGATATTCCTTCAGTAACAGAAATAAAAACATCAATTAAAATTGCAAAAGGTATTAAAGATGTTGAATTTAAGCTTGTTTCGCTTCCATTGTATCTTGCTGCGGAGATGCACAGATTTATATAA